AATTTATTTAAATTATCACTCATTAAAGGAGCTCCCATAATAGGGAGCTCCGAAGCTAAATTTCCACCCAAATATTTAAATAATGGCATTCCTATTGTGTTAGCCGATGCCCTTGCTATACTCATCGATACTCCCATTGTGGTTGTAGGGTCATCAATTGATGTATCGCACAACATAGAATCCATAAAATCTTGGTCCGATGTGGGATATCCCACCAATGCTGGAGCTATTATATTTTCCACATCTGAAATGACAGCAATAGGGTCTTCAACATTAATTATGTCATATCCAATCCCTGTTCTTGTGAATGTAGTAATTTTTACTCCAATTTTTGAATTTTTAAAAATTTTTTTTGCAGAAATTCTTTCAAGTATGGTGTCTCCTTCCAACTTAATCCCCATTAAATATAATTATAAGTATAAAATATATACGACCGTGTTAGTATTAATATTAACATATATCAAAAAAAGTTTTATGGGATATTATTTATTTTATAGGATAGTATTTAATTATAACAATTATATATTGTCTTGCTCTTTTAATGGTTTTTTAACCTTTAAAGGCAATTTTCCCTGTTTAAATTCATTCATTGCAATTACTCCTGATGATTTTTCTTCTGATTCTACTGTTGCGAATGCTCCATCAGATATTTGTAGGGCTCTTGAACCAAGTAATCTTGCTTTTTCAAATTTTGTATATTTCATTTAATCCCTCTTTTAGGATATTAGAGAATATTTTATAATATATATTTATGATATATTTATATTACATAATAAATGGTGGGACTGCTGAGATTCGAACTCAGGTTGCACGCCCCCCAGACGCACAGGATGGACCAAGCTACCCCACAGTCCCATATATAAAATGTAGTTAAAATGTATTGAAATATCTAATATTAATAATATCAAATTTTAAATTAATATTTTATAATTTTTAATATTTCATAACTTCGTCAAATAATTCATTTCCATTTTCGTCGATACTATGAGAGATAAACATTCTTCTACAGCAGTATTTTTTTATACCTAACTCATCTAAGGCGTTGGATAAATCCGCCCCCTCTTTTAATTTAGATACATACTCCCCATAAACTTCGGAGATTACTCCTCCGCATGAAAAACATCTTATTGGAAACATTACCATTTAATATCACCAAATTAAAAAGAAAATAATAGTTAATAATATTTAATGAAAATCCATTAAATATTGTATTCTTCCAAAATAACTGCATATATAGCAATGCCAGACAATTATCTGTATGATTTTTGTCTTTTTGCTCTTGGACCTTTTGTAGATTTACTTGGTTTGTGGGGTTCAGTTCTTCTTGCGTCACTAATTAAGATAGTTCTATCATAATGTACGAATCTGTCCTTTAATTCCATGTCTCCTGTAAATTCTACAATTGCCTTACCTAATGCGGTTCTTGCTGCATCCATTTGACCAACAATTCCCCCACCATTTACTGTAATGTCTATGTCAATTCCATCAACAACATCTCCGGCCAATATAATTGGTTCCATTAATTTTGCATTGATGTATTTTGGCTCAACTATTTCAATTGGCTTTTTGTTGATCCTAATTCTTCCTTTTCCTTCTTTTGCTGTTGCTCTTGCAATAGCTGTTTTTCTTTTACCTACTGTATGAACTACTTTCACATAATCACCCTACTTTTTTAGAACTTAGCTCCCAAGTGTTTGCTGAGTTCCCCTACTGTTATGTATTTATTTGTGTTAGGCATGTCGCTTAATACAATATCTGGGTTCGTGTTTTCAGGAGCTCCTACCATAACTTTAATTTTTCTAAATGCCTCTGCTCCTCTTGGCTTTTTGTATGGAACCATTCCTCTGATTATCCTTCTAACTATGTCATCAGGTCTTCTTGGGTATTTTGGACCCATATCTCTTGGATTTGAGATACTTTTTCTATTTCTTAGTTGAGTATATTTTGCAAATATAAACTCTTTATTTCCTGTCATTATTGCTTTCTCAGCATTCACAACTAAAACATCCTCGCCCATTAGTGCAAGTTTTGCCACTCGTGATGCCAATCTTCCAACAACAGCATTTTCTGCATCGATAACAACTGTCATATTATTCACCACTTATGCCATTATTTTTACCAAAGAACCCTTTGGATTTTCATTGATTAATTCTTTAATTGTAATACATCTTCCGCCAGCTTCTTCTACTGCCTTCTTAGCACCTTCTGAAAATGAAAATGCTGCAACTGTTATTTTATGTGCCAATTTTCCAGACCCTAAAACTTTCCCCGGAACCACAACAACATGATTTTCTTCCGTGTATCTGTTTAATCTACTAACATTTACTTCGGATATAATTCTTGAAGGTTTTGACAATCTTTTAGCAAGGTCCTTCCAGATTTTCACATCGTTTTTATATGACTCCACTTTAAGGTCTTGAACCAATTCAACAAGTTGCGGATTGGTTGACTTTAATTTCCTCATATTTTCACCGTTTTTTATGCATATATTATAAAATTTAATATTTATAAATATATATTGATATCGCTTATTCAGCTTTATTTATTTCATAGCTTTCTAATTCATATAAGAATTTTTCAGCTTTATTTTTTAATACCTCTATTGCAGATATTAAAATATCCTCAGAATCCATTTGCCCATGAGATTCCACTGAAAATTCTACTTCATTATCCTTTATCAATTTATAACTTGCATTGCATGGTTGCCATTTTGCATGATTTTTTCCCACTCCTACAAGTGCCTCACATTCCAATTCTAATTTTTGTCCTTCTTTTAATTTTACTATTGGAATATTATCAAAAGCAACCATACTATCGGATTCCGATTCTAAATCCGCAGAATAAACTGTGCAAGGTCCTTCCTTCATAATTGAAAATCGCACAACTTCATCACTAATAACAGGCTTCCCAGTTATGGGTATTAATGCCAATCTATGTGCTAATATTTCATCATACATTGAGGAAGAATTCTCATAAAAATATACATTTTCAATGGCATAAGTAGGAACACTTGAAACCATAATTCTTCTTAATGCACTAGAAAAGGAAATGGGAGCTCCCCCGATAGTAAATTTAAGGGTTTCTCCAATTTTAGTTTTTTCTTTTTGAATGTTTTTAATCAAACATACCACCAATGTAATAGAAATATATATCTGTATAATATCATTATATCATAATTATATTATACATACGCAATATTTCTATATAATTATCTATTCCCTTTTTTAGGTGTTGTTCCATCATGAGGTATTGGTGTAGCGTCTTCGATTCTTCCAATTTTAATTCCTGCTCTTGCTAATGCCCTAATAGCCGCCTGAGCTCCTGGACCTGGATTTTTAGATTTACTACCGCCTGTTGCCCTTACCTTGATATGAACTTTATCAATGCCTTTTTCTCTTATCATGTCTGCTATTTTAAATGCTCCCTGCATAGCTGCATAAGGGGAAGATTCATCCTTCTGGTTTTTCACAATCATACCACCAGATATCTTAGCAATTGTTTCTGCCCCAGTTATGTCAGTGACATGGATGATTGTGTTGTTGTATGACGCATAAATATGAATTACGCCCCATTTTTCACTCATTAAATCACCTTAATAATATATAAATATATTTTAAATTATTTAATTATTAGTAATTATTCCGCGTCCTTTACTGAATCTGTTCTTTCTGGATGACTTTCAGATGCCATTGGGGAATTTGGCATATAAGATATAGCATCTTCCTCAACCAAAGGAACAAGATAACTTGGAGCATTTATTTTCTTTCCATTTACTGCGATGTGGCCATGAACAATAAATTGTCTTGCCTGTTTTGGTGTATTGGCCAATCCCTTCCTAAATACCAATGTTTGCAATCTTCTTTCCAAGATACTTTCTAAATTCAAAGACAAAACATCATCCAGCGTAGCATCTTCTTTTAATAAGATACCGTATCTATTTAAGATACCGAATAATTGAACAGCTTCTTTTTCCCCTTGAGCAGAGGTATCGCTGATTAACTTTCTTGCCTGTCTTCTGAATGTTCTCAATCTTGTTTCCATTTTCCAGATTTCTTTTTTGTTTGACAAACCATATTTATTGGAGAGTTCCCTTTCTTGTTTGATTCTCTCTCCAATCCATGGGTGGTTAGGTGTGTCGTATGTTTTGCTTAACCTTCTTGGGTCTCCCATTTTTTCACCGATATAGTATTATGTATGTATCCTATAATATATTTAGTATATTATCATTAATATTGATATATTATCAATATTTATTTAATTATTTTCTTCTCTTAACACCTACAAGAGAACCTTTCCTAAATGAACCTCTTGTTCTTTGTCCTCTACATGGCAATCCTAATTCATGCCTAATTCCTCTATAACATCTTATCTTTTTCATTGTAGCAATGTCTTCTTGAACAGCCATTGTTAAATCTGATTCGATTAAGTGTTTATTTAATCCCGAATATACATCGTTCTTTCTGTTGAACATCCATGATGGGATTCCGTGTTTTGCAGGTTCATTTAAAATATCTTCTATTTTTTTAACATCTTCATCTGACATAAGTCCGGCTTGTTGTTTTCCGTCCAATTTTGTTATTCTCAATATTGCTTTAGCCATAGCTTTACCGATACCTTTAATATCTTGTAAAGCATATTCTAATGGAAACTCACCAGTTATGTCTGTTCTTGATACTCTAATTCTGTG
The window above is part of the Methanococcus aeolicus Nankai-3 genome. Proteins encoded here:
- a CDS encoding 30S ribosomal protein S9; this encodes MKVVHTVGKRKTAIARATAKEGKGRIRINKKPIEIVEPKYINAKLMEPIILAGDVVDGIDIDITVNGGGIVGQMDAARTALGKAIVEFTGDMELKDRFVHYDRTILISDARRTEPHKPSKSTKGPRAKRQKSYR
- a CDS encoding 30S ribosomal protein S4, yielding MGDPRRLSKTYDTPNHPWIGERIKQERELSNKYGLSNKKEIWKMETRLRTFRRQARKLISDTSAQGEKEAVQLFGILNRYGILLKEDATLDDVLSLNLESILERRLQTLVFRKGLANTPKQARQFIVHGHIAVNGKKINAPSYLVPLVEEDAISYMPNSPMASESHPERTDSVKDAE
- a CDS encoding DNA-directed RNA polymerase subunit D, coding for MIKNIQKEKTKIGETLKFTIGGAPISFSSALRRIMVSSVPTYAIENVYFYENSSSMYDEILAHRLALIPITGKPVISDEVVRFSIMKEGPCTVYSADLESESDSMVAFDNIPIVKLKEGQKLELECEALVGVGKNHAKWQPCNASYKLIKDNEVEFSVESHGQMDSEDILISAIEVLKNKAEKFLYELESYEINKAE
- a CDS encoding 30S ribosomal protein S11; translated protein: MSEKWGVIHIYASYNNTIIHVTDITGAETIAKISGGMIVKNQKDESSPYAAMQGAFKIADMIREKGIDKVHIKVRATGGSKSKNPGPGAQAAIRALARAGIKIGRIEDATPIPHDGTTPKKGNR
- a CDS encoding DNA-directed RNA polymerase subunit K, whose product is MKYTKFEKARLLGSRALQISDGAFATVESEEKSSGVIAMNEFKQGKLPLKVKKPLKEQDNI
- a CDS encoding 30S ribosomal protein S13 — translated: MTQPEFRHRIRVSRTDITGEFPLEYALQDIKGIGKAMAKAILRITKLDGKQQAGLMSDEDVKKIEDILNEPAKHGIPSWMFNRKNDVYSGLNKHLIESDLTMAVQEDIATMKKIRCYRGIRHELGLPCRGQRTRGSFRKGSLVGVKRRK
- a CDS encoding 50S ribosomal protein L18e; protein product: MRKLKSTNPQLVELVQDLKVESYKNDVKIWKDLAKRLSKPSRIISEVNVSRLNRYTEENHVVVVPGKVLGSGKLAHKITVAAFSFSEGAKKAVEEAGGRCITIKELINENPKGSLVKIMA
- a CDS encoding 50S ribosomal protein L13, which codes for MTVVIDAENAVVGRLASRVAKLALMGEDVLVVNAEKAIMTGNKEFIFAKYTQLRNRKSISNPRDMGPKYPRRPDDIVRRIIRGMVPYKKPRGAEAFRKIKVMVGAPENTNPDIVLSDMPNTNKYITVGELSKHLGAKF
- a CDS encoding DNA-directed RNA polymerase subunit N, with the translated sequence MVMFPIRCFSCGGVISEVYGEYVSKLKEGADLSNALDELGIKKYCCRRMFISHSIDENGNELFDEVMKY